One window of the Psilocybe cubensis strain MGC-MH-2018 chromosome 12, whole genome shotgun sequence genome contains the following:
- a CDS encoding Beta-1,3-glucan-binding protein has protein sequence MPVSPLVLAGDEKLKPPQPKFAIAEGASDADQEANRASHHSRTTSGTVSWHESPPVTPRSISFGNTTNPFSASLIHQSFYTTDQTPGTSPTHLQNESNGGFPFPDVGSSTPRSGVTSVSTSVADLTRNSHSFYNRTAADYGSGSPRPMSARSREAFASPRTRPMTMYSTVQPSIAKIERDRPKSTMLASPDLSKPWLQKRDPYQRISYALTYAFIFLGFAAGAIRCYFGWKEVRLLTGNLCPVLIETFDTEDGVFGDNGKFFREVDMSGFGNGEFEMTTASENNSYVRNGMLYITPTLTSDIIGEDAIVDGHVFNITGCTFNITQGISYTSSIALPTNSSAIGADQAFDIGSYTRACSAVSNATSGQIINPIQSARISTRKTASIRYGRVEVRAKIPTGDWLWPAIWMLPVDNTYGPWPISGMFFLEVPPTSHIAPLFINETREIDIMEARGNGPNYPFQGTNWVRGSLNWGPLTWLNAVSKTFGAWPLRRGTYDQGFHDYVLEWDQDFMRISVDTRLHHLLDLRINEPFFKRGDFPAVVQNGSEAVILDNPWKNGSNAAPFDQPFYLILNVAVGGTNGWFPDGGGKPWLDGSNTAMGDFWANRKQWLPTWSTSNVEDRSLVIDHVKMWQQC, from the exons ATGCCTGTGTCACCTTTGGTCCTCGCCGGCGACGAGAAGCTTAAGCCGCCCCAGCCTAAATTTGCCATTGCGGAGGGTGCATCTGATGCCGACCAAGAGGCCAACAGGGCGTCGCACCACTCGAGGACCACGTCTGGCACCGTCTCATGGCACGAGTCCCCTCCTGTGACTCCCCGCAGTATTTCGTTCGGAAACACCACCAATCCTTTTTCCGCATCTCTCATTCACCAGAGCTTTTACACTACCGACCAGACACCCGGAACAAGTCCAACTCATCTTCAAAATGAAAGTAACGGCGGCTTCCCTTTTCCAGACGTTGGAAGCAGTACACCCCGCAGTGGCGTGACTTCAGTCTCCACAAGCGTGGCCGACCTTACACGAAACTCACACTCGTTTTATAATCGAACGGCCGCAGATTATGGCTCTGGATCGCCTCGTCCTATGTCGGCCCGCTCTAGAGAGGCTTTTGCTTCTCCTCGAACACGCCCTATGACGATGTACAGTACCGTTCAGCCTTCTATCGCCAAAATTGAACGCGATCGCCCCAAATCTACTATGCTAGCCTCTCCCGACCTTTCCAAGCCATGGCTACAGAAGCGTGATCCATATCAACGCATATCATACGCCCTCACCTACGCCTTTATTTTTTTGGGCTTTGCCGCAGGAGCCATTCGGTGTTACTTTGGCTGGAAAGAAGTCAGACTTCTGACAGGAAATCTATGTCCAGTCCTTATTGAAACGTTTGACACGGAGGATGGCGTTTTTGGCGACAATGGGAAATTTTTCCGAGAGGTCGATATGAGTGGATTCGG AAATGGGGAATTTGAGATGACCACAGCATCAGAAAATAACTCCTATGTTCGAAATGGCATGTTGTACATCACGCCTACTCTTACGTCAGATATTATTGGAGAAGATGCCATTGTGGACGGCCATGTCTTCAACATTACAGGTTGCACCTTCAATATCACCCAAGGAATCTCCTACACGTCCTCGATTGCACTGCCAACTAATTCTAGCGCCATCGGTGCTGACCAGGCTTTCGACATTGGATCCTATACTAGAGCCTGCTCAGCTGTTAGCAACGCAACTAGTGGTCAGATCATCAACCCTATTCAAAGTGCTCGTATTAGCACGCGTAAAACCGCAAGCATTCGGTATGGCCGCGTCGAAGTCAGAGCAAAGATCCCCACTGG AGACTGG CTCTGGCCTGCAATATGGATGCTTCCTGTTGACAACACCTATGGGCCATGGCCGATCAGTGGTATGTTCTTTTTAGAAGTTCCGCCTACATCACACATCGCTCCACTCTTCATTAACGAGACCC GTGAGATCGATATAATGGAGGCTCGCGGAAATGGACCCAACTATCCCTTCCA AGGCACTAACTGGGTCCGCGGCTCTCTGAACTGGGGCCCATTGACGTGGTTAAACGCAGTCTCTAAAACATTTGGAGCATGGCCTTTGAGACGAGGAACCTACGACCAAGGCTTCCACGACTACGTCCTTGAATGGGACCAAGACTTTAT GCGGATATCTGTGGATACACGTCTTCACCATCTGTTGGACCTCCGAATTAATGAGCCATTCTTCAAGCGAGGAGACTTCCCGGCGGTGGTACAGAATGGGTCGGAAGCCGTCATCTTGGACAATCCGTGGAAAAATGGATCAAATGCTGCCCCCTTTGATCAAC CCTTCTACTTGATCTTGAATGTCGCTGTTGGTGGTACCAACGGGTGGTTCCctgatggtggtggaaagCCTTGGTTGGATGGGTCAAATA CTGCCATGGGCGATTTCTGGGCCAACAGGAAGCAGTGGTTGCCTACGTGGTCAACATCAAACGTCGAAGATCGATCCCTGGTTAT TGACCATGTCAAGATGTGGCAACAGTGCTAA
- a CDS encoding SAC3 family protein 1 has translation MDGPLFVRGARGRGGATREGARGGRGTWPHSRNKHWSTADGTSRSHTPNSDSERWERGGHRGGGRGRGAPRGAPRKFPNVTLRVNHATTQQHHAAADIEHIQPDESYLQPEEEEEHYEEEQEAEEDEIYEEEVEQVQETVAEETETGRLIPEIHEPELETAEEREKFYQELVKAREIERKRAIAEGKMDDPLVPKRLEDAISIVGTCMHMCPRFERYRRERENNLFEWETIPGTKRVDHNRAVKMYERAAGDKTLPSDLRPPLILKCTLDYLFHDLLPRGGFSATFNFIRDRSRAVRNDFTMQHITGPLAIECHDRCARFHILALHFERDRPGFSLPLEEQQLMNTLQSLKEFYQDQRGRYDSPTELEMRVYHRLIHIRDQKERHEDIPDYILSHPVFKLTTEFRLHVQRKSAPISKNSKLIVPEEAMQIFSQLAAVLNEQGSTVMVYLVACLLERLFGKDTIDDIESIRGDLSISDIIDGVSVDNPRMQNGHVDEGHGAEATIEGDDGDVDDEDAFLDGDDGYDGAEEEAEDHEVEKSQPAVAGNINPPPTGWPSSTFSTKPSAPTPALAPTTGGAFGNLVSKPNVFGNGSVFGGPVFAPSNPTPVSVFGNFGAPAPKPATNGISSTSVATPLASTSNSTPPQPQSVFAPSPFGGMSNNFPSKATEPSSSPASTSLFGNPFAVPASTTTTTNGTSPAKSIFGGTNGTPFLISTNNAPTTSSSLFTITPSKPSPSLNPEAPEFVPPQIIQPSTSPFAYQSINDSAKSTLGPKPTIPFFTPPPDTTLDAPKANGANSFTQPSLPGSTQQQTPPPSFFSKPNPPTSSSASPAQTRPIAPPLLKIDTNTSSGSSSPSVASPKVPPPLARVQPISLPSTPTMVLQPSNPLLDHLRNSLDPSSSSLSPSGSQELLSPLVVGSPTASPMGSFSIKNFTPLSTPQASRIFRPPSPPKSNGKGKAPDLSIYDIGEVEEMKKKALQFAQKSLIMRECFRRWLKKAMDRAAYLEALKHGDEYRQKIHRSNHARQQLALRTSKNMDVVDKKRRISTNGGRAIASMSDGPSPMKKRARKRVSSEYRPPRTDEDLANRFKENHREHELRWAQGSFLQVIRNHIQVLNASTLKMPWHIWLAMNPESDATAIWLERKFDVPDSGTWQNENVFSIPISSASGSADGYPGVIVFECTPLGDVTDDLERKYRVLDDCARLREIIKALPPKRHFIPSLLVICWTEGEQTPEESDFFDMVKKLTAASTIRSSQVLNMTSATKDLDTKLESALSSLTLDTEGLLVKPLTLKGAFRVFDRTFHQFLSEWMENCSVLGRFNWSLYGQVVQVSITLLNNMERAVRSMLELEGLADPLPDFNAAQVTDSESAYEDLFEWLSSLDSREDANQIAMDVQSHRNIGQDFPAQIFIEHLYKLTQARLERAHPQFTTVTKPVLNTAIKSSLQSFKDEIEPHQMRLLQLYNFSVRRSPKRRAYSVATSDQGSPETKRPRLLASVTSSVNGDFDIPSTPQVKMNGRRMETQTPSPSNSSSATSSAPTEQDDKTHNTPNVTVAMLRALTRDLKKKYGGS, from the exons ATGGACGGTCCTTTGTTTGTCAGGGGAGCTAGAGGTCGTGGAGGAGCTACTCGAGAGGGTGCAAGAGGTGGTCGAGGAACTTGGCCTCATTCACGAAACAAGCACTGGTCAACAGCAGATGGCACCTCACGAAGCCATACGCCCAACTCGGACAGCGAACGTTGGGAACGAGGTGGACATCGGGGAGgtggaagagggagaggagccCCTCGAGGCGCACCAAGGAAATTTCCAAACGTTACGCTTCGCGTCAACCATGCAACTACCCAGCAGCACCATGCGGCTGCAGATATCGAACATATTCAACCAGACGAGTCGTACCTTCAAcccgaggaggaggaagaacaCTATGAGGAGGAACaagaagctgaagaagatgaaatttacgaagaagaggtggagCAGGTGCAAGAAACAGTAGCAGAAGAGACGGAAACTGGTCGACTCATTCCCGAGATTCATGAACCTGAGCTCGAGACGGCTGAAGAACGAGAGAAGTTCTATCAAGAG TTGGTCAAAGCCAGAGAAattgaaaggaaaagggcTATCGCTGAGGGGAAAATGGACGACCCACTGGTCCCCAAACGACTGGAGGATGCGATATCTATTGTTGGGACATGTATGCATATGTGCCCTAGATTTGAAAGGTATCGACGCGAACGTGAAAACAATCTATTTGAATGGGAAACA ATCCCTGGCACCAAAAGGGTCGACCACAACCGTGCAGTCAAGATGTACGAGCGTGCAGCTGGCGACAAGACCCTGCCCTCCGATCTACGGCCTCCACTCATTCTCAAG TGCACACTTGACTACCTCTTTCACGACCTTCTCCCCCGTGGTGGTTTCTCTGCTACATTCAACTTCATCCGAGATCGTAGCCGAGCTGTCCGCAATGATTTTACCATGCAGCACATCACAGGCCCCCTTGCAATTGAATGTCACGATCGCTGTGCTCGTTTCCACATTCTTGCCCTTCATTTCGAACGCGATAGACCTGGGTTCTCTCTTCCCTTGGAAGAGCAACAGCTCATGAACA CTCTTCAAAGTTTGAAAGAGTTTTACCAAGATCAACGCGGCAGATATGATTCTCCAACGGAACTCGAAATGCGTGTGTACCACCGACTTATCCATATCCGTGATCAGAAGGAACGCCATGAAGACATCCCTGATTATATCCTTTCGCACCCCGTTTTCAAACTTACGACCGAGTTCCGGCTACACGTGCAGCGTAAAAGTGCACCCATCAGCAAAAACTCCAAACTCATTGTACCTGAAGAAGCCATGCAAATATTTTCCCAATTGGCTGCTGTGCTAAACGAGCAGGGAAGCACGGTCATGGTCTACCTCGTTGCCTGCCTGTTGGAACGATTGTTTGGAAAGGATACGATCGACGATATAGAGAGCATCAGAGGCGATTTATCTATATCTGATATCATTGACGGTGTATCGGTGGATAATCCTCGTATGCAAAATGGCCATGTAGATGAAGGACATGGCGCAGAAGCAACGATTGAAGGTGATGACggtgatgttgatgatgaagacgcCTTTTTGGATGGAGATGACGGTTATGATggagcagaggaagaggcagaagATCATGAAGTTGAAAAATCGCAACCTGCAGTTGCTGGAAATATAAATCCACCTCCTACAGGTTGGCCTTCATCTACATTTTCGACGAAGCCATCGGCACCGACTCCAGCCCTTGCTCCTACTACTGGCGGCGCGTTCGGAAATCTGGTGTCAAAGCCCAATGTTTTTGGTAATGGCTCCGTGTTCGGAGGCCCAGTCTTTGCGCCTTCGAACCCTACACCTGTCTCAGTGTTTGGCAATTTCGGGGCCCCGGCACCGAAACCTGCCACCAATGGTATAAGCTCAACTTCAGTGGCGACCCCGCTGGCCTCTACATCGAACTCAACGCCACCACAACCTCAATCCGTTTTTGCTCCTTCGCCCTTCGGTGGCATGTCGAATAACTTTCCATCAAAGGCAACTGAACCATCGTCCTCGCCTGCATCTACTAGTCTATTTG GAAATCCGTTCGCAGTACCCgcttcaacaacaacaacaacaaatgGAACTTCACCCGCTAAATCCATCTTTGGAGGTACCAATGGAACACCTTTCTTGATTTCTACTAATAATGCGCCGaccacatcatcatcctTATTTACGATAACTCCCTCAAAACCTTCGCCATCATTGAACCCTGAGGCACCAGAGTTTGTACCCCCACAGATTATTCAACCATCTACATCTCCATTTGCATATCAATCCATAAACGACAGTGCCAAATCAACCCTCGGGCCAAAACCTACAATACCCTTTTTTACCCCACCACCTGACACAACATTGGATGCTCCTAAAGCCAATGGTGCAAACTCATTTACTCAACCTTCATTACCCGGCTCTACACAGCAACAAACACCTCCTCCTTCATTTTTCAGCAAACCCAATCCACCTACGTCTTCATCAGCATCACCCGCGCAGACTCGACCAATTGCCCCTCCTTTGCTGAAAATTGATACCAATACTTCGTCTGGCAGTTCGTCTCCATCTGTCGCCTCTCCTAAAGTCCCGCCACCCTTGGCACGGGTACAACCTATCTCTCTTCCCTCGACTCCTACGATGGTTCTTCAACCTTCAAATCCGTTGTTGGATCACCTCCGCAATTCATTGGATCCATCATCCAGTTCGCTATCACCTTCGGGCAGCCAAGAACTGCTGAGTCCGTTGGTTGTCGGCTCACCTACTGCCTCGCCGATGGGTTCCTTCTCCATCAAAAACTTCACGCCTCTGTCAACACCCCAAGCGTCAAGAATATTCAGACCGCCATCCCCACCGAAGTCGAACGGAAAGGGTAAGGCACCGGACCTTTCAATATACGACATCGGAGAGGTtgaagaaatgaaaaagaaggcGCTACAGTTCGCGCAGAAAAGTCTTATTATGCGCGAGTGCTTCCGCAGATGGTTGAAAAAAGCGATGGACAGGGCGGCGTATTTGGAGGCTCTCAAGCACGGAGATGAGTACCGGCAGAAAATACACCGCAGCAACCACGCCCGGCAGCAACTTGCTTTGCGAACGAGTAAAAATATGGATGTTGTTGATAAGAAGAGACGGATATCGACGAACGGAGGTCGGGCAATAGCATCTATGAGTGACGGTCCATCTCcaatgaagaagagggcgCGCAAACGCGTGTCGAGCGAGTATCGCCCGCCAAGGACGGATGAGGACCTGGCAAATCGTTTCAAAGAG AATCATCGAGAACATGAACTTCGTTGGGCACAGGGGTCGTTCCTTCAAGTCATCCGGAATCACATCCAGGTTCTGAACGCGTCAACACTCAAAATGCCGTGGCACATTTGGCTGGCCATGAACCCAGAAAGCGATGCTACCGCCATATGGTTGGAACGTAAATTCGACGTGCCGGATTCGGGAACTTGGCAAAATGAGAACGTGTTTTCAATACCTATCTCTTCGGCTAGTGGATCAGCAGATGGATACCCTGGTGTCATTGTATTTGAGTGCACGCCTTTGGGCGATGTCACAGATGATTTGGAGAG GAAGTATCGTGTCCTAGACGATTGTGCCCGATTGCGAGAGATTATCAAAGCTTTACCTCCCAAACGCCATTttattccttctcttcttgtAATCTGCTGGACGGAGGGTGAACAGACTCCAGAAGAATCTGATTTCTTTGATATG GTGAAAAAATTAACTGCCGCTTCGACAATTCGGAGTTCCCAGGTTTTAAATATGACGTCAGCCACCAAGGACCTCGACACCAAACTTGAGAGTGCCCTCTCCTCTTTGACATTAGATACCGAAGGACTGCTCGTTAAACCTCTTACATTAAAAGGAGCATTCCGCGTCTTCGATCGCACCTTCCATCAATTCTTGAGCGAGTGGATGGAAAATTGTAGCGTGCTTGGGCGGT TCAATTGGAGCCTGTACGGGCAGGTCGTTCAGGTGTCTATAACATTGTTGAATAATATGGAAAGAGCAGTACGCTCTATGTTGGAATTGGAAGGTCTAGCGGATCCATTGCCTGACTTTAATGCCGCTCAAGTGACTGATAGCGA ATCTGCTTACGAAGATTTGTTCGAGTGGCTCTCTTCTTTAGACTCCCGTGAAGACGCCAACCAAATCGCCATGGATGTGCAGTCTCATCGTAACATCggtcaag ATTTCCCTGCCCAGATATTCATTGAACATCTTTACAAACTCACCCAAGCACGTCTTGAACGGGCACACCCACAATTTACGACCGTTACGAAACCTGTTCTCAATACTGCAATCAAGTCATCACTGCAGTCGTTCAAGGATGAAATTGAGCCACATCAGATGAGATTGCTGCAATTATACAATTTCAGCGTCCGTCGTTCACCGAAACGCCGAGCATACTCAGTCGCCACGAGTGACCAGGGCAG CCCTGAAACTAAACGGCCTCGACTATTGGCCTCTGTCACATCTTCAGTGAATGGAGATTTCGATATTCCTTCGACGCCTCAAGTCAAAATGAATGGACGTCGGATGGAAACGCAAACTCCGTCGCCTAGTAATAGCAGCAGCGCGACGTCTTCCGCTCCTACTGAGCAAGACGACAAGACACACAACACACCTAACGTCACAGTTGCGATGCTGAGAGCTTTAACTCGGGATCTTAAGAAGAAGTATGGAGGTTCATGA